In Actinomadura citrea, a single window of DNA contains:
- a CDS encoding TauD/TfdA family dioxygenase produces the protein MDVTVNDQAIAELGLSVGESGPPIAQAGETTSMATAREWLTERRGAFGAALARYGCLLVRGLPIESVHDFAGARDVLLDQRVSYREKATPRSDYGEGVLSSTDLPSAQVIRLHNENSYTLDFPGILLFGCLVAPEEGGATTVADTREVLARVPAELADRFRRLGWVLARNYREHVSLPWSTAFGTSDRARVEDYCRRSSIGYRWLPDGGLATTQRRATTIHHPGTGEEVWFNHIAFWNQHSLDPDIRDVLLTSYGPDGLPFDTLYGDGSPIDAEDIAALNAAYDGAQRREPWRPGDLLLVDNILSCHGREAFRGDRKILVAMGEQVSLADCRPTVEPAPEPVAG, from the coding sequence ATGGACGTGACGGTGAACGACCAGGCCATCGCCGAACTGGGCTTGTCCGTCGGAGAGTCCGGGCCGCCGATCGCGCAGGCGGGCGAGACCACGTCCATGGCGACCGCCCGCGAGTGGTTGACCGAGCGGCGCGGTGCCTTCGGCGCGGCGCTGGCCCGATACGGATGTCTGCTGGTTCGGGGTCTGCCCATCGAGAGCGTCCACGACTTCGCCGGGGCGCGCGACGTTCTGCTCGACCAGAGGGTGAGCTACCGGGAGAAGGCGACACCGCGCAGCGACTACGGGGAGGGGGTGCTGTCGTCCACCGACCTGCCCAGCGCGCAGGTGATCCGGCTGCACAACGAGAACAGCTACACCCTGGACTTCCCCGGAATCCTGCTTTTCGGCTGCCTGGTGGCACCGGAAGAGGGCGGGGCCACCACCGTGGCCGACACCCGGGAGGTGCTCGCACGGGTCCCCGCGGAGCTGGCCGACCGCTTCCGCCGGCTGGGGTGGGTACTCGCGCGCAACTACCGCGAACATGTCTCCCTGCCGTGGTCGACCGCCTTCGGAACGTCCGACCGCGCCAGGGTGGAGGACTACTGCCGTCGCAGCTCCATCGGATACAGATGGCTGCCCGACGGCGGCCTGGCGACGACGCAGCGGCGGGCGACGACCATCCATCATCCGGGGACGGGCGAGGAGGTGTGGTTCAACCACATCGCCTTCTGGAACCAGCACTCCCTCGACCCCGACATCCGGGATGTTCTCCTGACCAGCTACGGACCGGACGGGCTGCCCTTCGACACTCTCTACGGCGATGGGAGCCCCATCGACGCCGAGGACATCGCCGCGCTGAACGCCGCGTACGACGGCGCCCAGCGCCGTGAGCCGTGGCGGCCGGGCGACCTGCTGCTGGTCGACAACATCCTGTCCTGCCATGGCCGCGAGGCCTTCCGCGGCGATCGGAAGATCCTCGTCGCGATGGGCGAACAGGTGAGTCTGGCCGACTGCCGGCCCACGGTGGAACCCGCGCCCGAACCGGTCGCCGGCTGA
- a CDS encoding pyridoxal phosphate-dependent aminotransferase, with amino-acid sequence MTVGQDTRPPTLAGSRLRPAISFEDERFLMFVLDEMAGDYEQRYDDVIRLTLGKSELPPEPPIIAAMLDAAQDYAKASLVFPGGLPQLRRRLSAEYRSRYGVEVPSERFVISVGTSMAFRNLTQLLAGPGDEVVVPLPYYPLYPFTARLAGARVRHYRIDLDTLQVDMDSLAAAINERTRIVVVNSPGNPLGNVIDPATFRRIDEVVAGRAVLIADEIYNNVHFDDEPYSAIALADEMTSPLVVTNAFSKAHRMYARRVGYAIVPDELVHPLTVIQHHTLLTTDPVPQFGAIAALDHQDGVRSLTGRYGARRDYTLERLGQVSSVRAVPSRGSFYLTLDCAEYLRRHDVPGSLALAERIMRATRVATVPGSDFGLPDTLRLSYTSARYEEGIDRLAGFFTGAPPDVDADADAVPRG; translated from the coding sequence ATGACCGTTGGACAGGACACCCGGCCGCCCACGCTCGCGGGGAGCCGGCTGCGTCCGGCGATCTCCTTCGAGGACGAACGGTTCCTCATGTTCGTCCTCGACGAGATGGCGGGTGACTACGAGCAGCGATATGACGACGTCATCCGGCTCACGCTCGGCAAGTCCGAGCTGCCGCCGGAACCGCCCATCATCGCGGCCATGCTGGACGCGGCACAGGACTACGCGAAGGCGAGTCTGGTCTTCCCGGGCGGCCTTCCGCAGCTGCGCCGCCGGTTGTCCGCCGAGTACCGGAGCCGCTACGGCGTCGAGGTGCCGTCCGAACGGTTCGTCATCAGCGTGGGCACCAGCATGGCTTTCCGGAATCTCACCCAGCTGCTGGCCGGCCCGGGCGACGAGGTGGTCGTGCCCCTGCCCTACTACCCGCTCTACCCCTTCACCGCGCGACTGGCCGGCGCTCGGGTCCGGCATTACCGCATCGACCTCGACACGCTCCAGGTGGACATGGACTCGCTGGCCGCGGCGATCAACGAGCGCACCCGGATCGTGGTGGTCAACTCCCCTGGGAACCCGCTGGGGAACGTCATCGATCCCGCGACCTTCCGGCGGATCGACGAGGTCGTCGCCGGTCGCGCCGTGCTGATCGCCGACGAGATCTACAACAACGTCCACTTCGACGACGAACCGTATTCGGCCATCGCCCTGGCCGACGAGATGACCAGTCCGCTGGTGGTGACGAACGCGTTCTCCAAGGCCCACCGGATGTACGCGCGGCGGGTCGGCTACGCCATCGTCCCGGACGAGCTGGTCCACCCGCTCACCGTCATCCAGCACCACACCCTTCTCACCACCGATCCGGTGCCGCAGTTCGGCGCCATCGCGGCGCTCGACCACCAGGACGGCGTGCGGTCGCTGACCGGTCGCTACGGCGCCCGGCGCGACTACACGCTCGAACGCCTTGGCCAGGTTTCCTCGGTGCGGGCCGTCCCTTCCCGGGGGAGCTTCTATCTGACCCTCGACTGCGCCGAGTATCTGCGCCGGCACGACGTCCCCGGTTCGCTCGCCCTGGCCGAGCGCATCATGCGGGCGACGCGGGTGGCGACCGTGCCCGGCTCGGACTTCGGCTTGCCGGACACGCTACGGCTCTCCTACACCTCCGCCCGCTACGAGGAGGGCATCGACCGTCTGGCCGGCTTCTTCACGGGAGCCCCTCCGGACGTCGACGCGGACGCCGACGCCGTGCCGCGAGGTTGA
- a CDS encoding condensation domain-containing protein: protein MRPDQIERICRLTPLQDGMFFEALRKQDSGETIYQLCLRLEGALSPSLLRESWRAVIRRHPILRTSFHYERLDLPVQVVSDDAEPEWQESDWRGTPAEEIEQRLNAMLDEDRTRPFELGRAPLMRLAVVRVADEAWWLVWSYHHLLLDGWSTYLVLDDVFGWYRELAAGRLPERGAPRPFWEYVAWTQRQDLGRAESFWSERLAGFTEPTPIGGEAVDPPVRNGPEFGEVHATLPPEVFTGLEALARTRRLTLGTVVQAAWALTLSRYSGREDVVFGSVVSGRPPEFAGVDDMVGLFINVLPVRARVAGDTSLADWLTGLQAQLADGREYDYSPLAHVQRWSEVPRGTALFESLVVYINYPVRPSWTDGGTVRVADLRVIQQPHYPLHLTVVPDQRRLRMALGYDPVRFRRDTAERVRDLVVEILTIAATDPERRLGELPGWPEPVGRAAADDGVTTTGVPSPGRSLDRLTGQCLRTPDAPAIICGDLTLTYGELDRRAERVADELRRSGAGPVAVMLGPSAELAVGLLAVVKAGGTILPLDPDDGGERIGAAVAAAGATVVLCDGSHADSPAATDQVTVGGDLRLLRLGEREAAEHPGAGPTPGGSAADAPSATRWAVLGHDAQEPAASLIRYDALAGLLHWMGEHFPLSADDRVAHLRSPGSAESVRDIFWTMSSGAALVLPPRAARPSAGVSPAVLEEILVENEATVAVIPGSPPGSVASALGRCRSLRLVFVPGPVPTASRLELTQGTGADLVEEYRFPHPVPQSSFWHAGTGELVAAPLVARRRGHARVLPSAADADGPVPARNAGARQWAVEAVLAGHPGVRDAAVTVGTGPSGEQRLTAYVVPAGESVQDMPDAAELEEFLMLRLPARLVPSAFVPLAAMPTARDGQPDVAALPAPEEDGGREAVPAASPAAVMIEVLTGIWAQVFDRAPGVDEDFFDLGGHSLLAIKLVSRIRSALGVDFTLNDLFGDPTVIGTAHAVMAALRSGATLEPERAIPRCDRTGPIPASFAQERLWIMDRLGGAARHDNILLPCRLRGPVDVPAFRAALAAVMERHELLRTRLDERDGRPVQVVHGSLEPPLAFSDLSSLPLPEAESRARTMLEEDSAGRFDLSVAPLFKVRVVRLDDDDHVIGICLHHLAIDGWSTGVLFRDLGELYQRFADGREGTLAPLSAQYADFAAWQRRRLTGEPLDELLKYWVGRLRDAPEMLELQPGRPRPAERSHRGGRCDVDLTPDVLRIVRDLARQEGGTLFMVLFAAFAVLVARRAGRRDFVIGVPVAGRSHPDLENLVGFFVNTLPVRLDLSGEPTFRRLLQHVRRVHLGALAHEDLPFERLVSELGPDRATDRVPLVQVAFNFQNAPFAPLRFGEVEATLFETDHEVARFDLVAELYEWEGGVHCMFHYSADLFEPAFVGQFADEYLDLVRRLAAEPDGLVFATADGDVNVSAQVRQALDTSSVNRLRALQGQG, encoded by the coding sequence ATGCGTCCCGACCAAATCGAGCGGATCTGCCGGCTGACGCCGTTGCAGGACGGGATGTTCTTCGAGGCGCTGCGCAAGCAGGACTCCGGTGAGACGATCTACCAGCTCTGCCTTCGCCTGGAGGGCGCCCTCAGCCCGTCGCTGCTGCGGGAGTCCTGGCGCGCCGTCATCCGCCGGCACCCGATCCTGCGCACCTCGTTCCACTACGAGCGGCTGGACCTGCCGGTGCAGGTGGTGAGCGATGACGCCGAGCCCGAATGGCAGGAGTCGGACTGGCGGGGCACGCCCGCGGAGGAGATCGAGCAGCGGCTGAACGCCATGCTCGACGAGGACAGGACCCGTCCCTTCGAACTCGGGCGGGCTCCGCTGATGCGCCTGGCCGTGGTCCGGGTCGCCGATGAGGCGTGGTGGCTGGTCTGGTCCTACCACCATCTGCTGCTCGACGGATGGTCGACCTATCTCGTGCTCGACGACGTGTTCGGCTGGTACCGGGAGCTCGCCGCCGGACGGCTGCCCGAGCGGGGGGCACCGAGACCGTTCTGGGAGTACGTCGCGTGGACCCAGCGGCAGGATCTCGGGAGAGCCGAGAGCTTCTGGAGCGAGCGCCTCGCCGGATTCACCGAGCCCACTCCGATCGGCGGAGAAGCCGTCGACCCCCCGGTCAGGAACGGGCCGGAGTTCGGCGAGGTCCACGCGACGCTGCCCCCGGAGGTGTTCACAGGGCTGGAGGCTCTGGCCCGGACGCGCCGGCTGACGCTGGGCACGGTGGTCCAGGCGGCGTGGGCGTTGACGCTCAGCCGGTACAGCGGGCGGGAAGACGTCGTGTTCGGCTCGGTGGTCTCCGGCCGCCCACCCGAGTTCGCCGGCGTGGACGACATGGTCGGGCTGTTCATCAACGTCCTTCCGGTCCGGGCCCGGGTCGCCGGGGACACCTCGCTCGCCGACTGGCTGACCGGGCTCCAGGCGCAGCTGGCCGACGGCCGGGAGTACGACTACAGCCCCCTGGCGCACGTCCAGCGATGGAGCGAGGTACCGCGCGGCACCGCGCTGTTCGAGAGCCTGGTCGTCTACATCAACTATCCGGTGCGGCCGAGCTGGACCGACGGGGGGACGGTCCGGGTCGCCGACCTGCGGGTCATCCAGCAGCCGCACTACCCCCTGCACCTGACGGTCGTGCCCGACCAGCGGCGGTTGCGGATGGCCCTCGGCTACGATCCGGTGCGCTTCCGGCGGGACACGGCCGAGCGTGTCCGCGACCTGGTGGTGGAGATCCTCACCATCGCCGCCACCGATCCCGAACGCCGCCTCGGCGAGCTGCCGGGATGGCCGGAACCCGTCGGGCGGGCCGCGGCGGACGACGGGGTCACCACGACCGGCGTTCCGTCCCCTGGACGGTCCCTCGACCGGCTGACCGGCCAGTGCCTGCGCACCCCGGACGCGCCGGCGATCATCTGTGGCGATCTCACGCTGACGTACGGAGAACTGGACCGCCGGGCCGAACGCGTCGCCGACGAGCTGCGCCGCTCCGGAGCGGGCCCCGTCGCCGTCATGCTGGGCCCGTCCGCGGAACTGGCGGTGGGCCTGCTGGCCGTGGTGAAGGCCGGGGGCACGATCCTGCCGCTGGATCCGGACGACGGCGGGGAGCGGATCGGCGCCGCGGTGGCCGCCGCCGGTGCCACGGTCGTGCTCTGCGACGGCTCCCACGCCGACTCGCCGGCCGCGACCGACCAGGTGACGGTGGGCGGTGATCTGCGGCTCCTGCGGCTGGGGGAGCGGGAGGCGGCGGAGCACCCGGGCGCGGGGCCCACTCCCGGGGGGAGCGCGGCGGACGCCCCATCCGCGACGCGCTGGGCGGTGCTCGGGCATGACGCGCAGGAGCCCGCGGCCTCCCTGATCAGGTACGACGCGCTGGCAGGGCTGCTGCACTGGATGGGCGAGCACTTCCCCCTGTCCGCCGATGACCGCGTCGCACATCTGCGTTCGCCCGGTTCGGCGGAGTCGGTGCGCGACATCTTCTGGACGATGTCCTCCGGTGCGGCGCTGGTCCTCCCGCCGCGCGCCGCCCGGCCGTCCGCGGGGGTGTCCCCGGCCGTCCTCGAAGAGATCCTCGTCGAGAACGAGGCCACCGTCGCCGTCATCCCCGGCTCGCCACCGGGCTCGGTGGCATCCGCCCTCGGGCGGTGCCGTTCCCTGCGCCTCGTCTTCGTGCCCGGCCCGGTGCCGACGGCGTCGCGGCTTGAGCTGACCCAGGGGACAGGTGCGGATCTGGTGGAGGAGTACCGGTTCCCGCATCCGGTGCCGCAGAGTTCGTTCTGGCACGCAGGCACGGGGGAGCTCGTCGCGGCGCCGCTCGTGGCGCGCCGCCGGGGCCATGCGCGGGTGCTGCCGTCCGCGGCAGACGCCGACGGCCCCGTGCCCGCGAGGAACGCAGGCGCCCGGCAGTGGGCGGTGGAGGCGGTGCTGGCCGGGCATCCGGGTGTGCGGGACGCGGCGGTGACCGTGGGAACGGGGCCGTCCGGTGAACAACGGCTCACCGCGTATGTCGTGCCGGCCGGCGAGTCCGTGCAGGACATGCCGGACGCCGCGGAGCTGGAGGAGTTCCTCATGCTCCGGCTGCCGGCACGGCTGGTGCCGTCGGCGTTCGTACCGCTCGCCGCCATGCCGACGGCCCGGGACGGGCAGCCGGACGTGGCCGCCCTGCCGGCACCGGAGGAGGACGGCGGGCGGGAGGCCGTGCCCGCGGCGTCGCCCGCCGCCGTGATGATCGAGGTCCTGACGGGCATCTGGGCCCAGGTCTTCGACCGCGCCCCCGGCGTCGACGAGGACTTCTTCGACCTCGGGGGTCACTCGCTCCTCGCGATCAAGCTGGTGTCGCGGATCCGCTCGGCCCTGGGCGTGGACTTCACCCTCAACGACCTGTTCGGGGACCCCACGGTGATCGGCACGGCGCACGCCGTGATGGCGGCGCTGCGCTCCGGAGCCACGCTGGAGCCGGAACGGGCGATTCCGAGGTGCGATCGGACCGGGCCGATTCCCGCGTCCTTCGCCCAGGAGCGCCTGTGGATCATGGACCGGCTCGGAGGGGCGGCGCGCCACGACAACATCCTGCTGCCCTGCCGGCTACGCGGACCCGTGGACGTGCCGGCGTTCCGGGCCGCGCTCGCCGCCGTCATGGAGCGGCACGAGTTGCTGCGGACCCGCCTGGACGAGAGGGACGGACGTCCCGTCCAGGTCGTCCACGGGTCGCTGGAACCGCCGCTCGCCTTCAGCGACCTCTCGTCCCTTCCGCTGCCGGAGGCCGAGAGCAGAGCGCGCACGATGCTGGAGGAGGACAGCGCCGGGCGCTTCGACCTGTCGGTCGCCCCGCTGTTCAAGGTCCGGGTCGTCCGGCTGGACGACGACGATCACGTGATCGGCATCTGCCTGCACCACCTGGCGATCGACGGCTGGTCGACCGGCGTGCTCTTCCGCGATCTGGGCGAGCTCTATCAGAGGTTCGCCGACGGACGCGAGGGGACGCTGGCCCCGCTGTCGGCGCAGTACGCCGACTTCGCGGCATGGCAGCGGCGGCGGCTGACCGGCGAGCCGCTCGACGAACTGCTGAAGTACTGGGTCGGGCGGCTCAGGGACGCGCCGGAGATGCTCGAACTCCAGCCCGGGCGGCCGCGGCCCGCGGAACGGTCCCACCGGGGCGGCCGGTGCGATGTCGACCTCACGCCCGACGTCCTCCGGATCGTGCGCGATCTGGCCCGGCAGGAGGGCGGCACGCTGTTCATGGTGCTGTTCGCGGCGTTCGCCGTGCTGGTCGCCCGCCGTGCCGGCCGGCGCGACTTCGTCATCGGGGTGCCGGTGGCGGGCCGCTCCCATCCGGATCTGGAGAACCTCGTCGGGTTCTTCGTCAACACCCTCCCGGTGCGTCTCGACCTTTCCGGAGAACCGACGTTCCGCCGGCTTCTGCAGCATGTCCGGCGGGTGCACCTGGGCGCCCTCGCCCATGAGGACCTGCCGTTCGAGCGGCTGGTCAGCGAGCTCGGACCGGACCGCGCCACGGACCGCGTCCCGCTGGTGCAGGTGGCGTTCAACTTCCAGAACGCGCCGTTCGCGCCTCTGCGGTTCGGGGAGGTGGAGGCGACCCTGTTCGAGACCGATCACGAAGTGGCCCGCTTCGACCTGGTCGCCGAGCTCTACGAATGGGAGGGCGGTGTGCACTGCATGTTCCACTACTCGGCCGATCTGTTCGAACCGGCGTTCGTCGGCCAGTTCGCCGACGAGTACCTCGACCTCGTGCGGCGCCTGGCCGCCGAGCCGGACGGCCTGGTCTTCGCCACCGCGGACGGTGACGTGAACGTGTCCGCACAGGTGCGGCAGGCGCTGGACACCTCAAGCGTGAACCGGCTGCGAGCTCTGCAGGGACAGGGCTGA
- a CDS encoding non-ribosomal peptide synthetase yields the protein MMTQGPVVHRDATAAGPGRIADVFPLTAWQQAALLADPGRASEVSVAFDGPCDRPALVRALAGLVGRHPVLRSTVHLPPSGGPVHLVHPAPTTDPAEPALAGRPRTGTDGGEVAELPTGPLGLPAASRCTVRRTSGGRVTVSLRLAGPLLDRRSSALLTTALLRGYAAELRGRPSADAPPVTGMRDMVAAEWGAVTPEATGYWRRTLERVADGLAWRSPDAASARGAPAVAALPSDLATRLGRTAQRAGTSRDAVLLAAYLRVLALIGGTATAGTWLLDDARGPAGVDGGSLGDFRSLLPVSMCCDVPTWASLVERTDAALAAHRPYRSFPVAELVETGLVPGALFEYCEMPAADRPPGGELLDAVEHTYTESPVAPLTLTVEDAAETGGMTLRLFRHGGDPAEILGYYLRALTEITADVEGDPRTSAPLLGSVPPGPASVRPAESTPSSSAAAEDPATLHGLIARQAARTPDAPAVIDGDTVVGYNELYERVTVLADRIRTAGVAPQGLVGVHVPPGADLVVALVAVLAAGCAFLPLDVRYPRRRCEFALGDAGADLLLTRSDVADRLDFTGPTMILDRRGDGPEERRPPLDRSSPESPAYVLYTSGSTGRPKGVVMPHSAVVEQVRWAVEAFGLRPGDRVAQRTPVAFDAALWEFFAPLSCGAAVVTVPAGADRDIAALETVLTERAVTVLQVVPSLLAVLAESATFTRCPELRLVCCGGEALPQRLADAVIGHTEAALLNLYGPTEACVDATWWRAEAGARGTTVPIGHPVTGVRLYLLDELGQPVPPGTPGELFIGGAQLAWGYRGRPAETAERFVPDHLSGRPGDRLYRTGDRARRLPGAELEFLNRTDDQVKVRGVRTEPGEVEAALTDHPRVRHAAVVPQREGAGEASDGMTLTAFVSWVGDPPGQHEEAVAELRDHLRGRVPEAMVPTAFIALAEPPLLPNGKLDRRRLRSTDITGAGERYRPPADPVEERLASGFAGSLGVDEVGRTDDLVWLGARPLHALRLAGRADPGNGAPLSAARVLGRPTVAQLAEAVAPEPRRAPS from the coding sequence ATGATGACGCAGGGGCCGGTGGTGCACCGCGACGCGACCGCCGCGGGACCGGGGCGGATCGCGGACGTCTTTCCGCTCACCGCCTGGCAGCAGGCGGCGCTGCTGGCCGATCCCGGCCGGGCGAGCGAGGTGAGCGTCGCGTTCGACGGCCCGTGCGACCGGCCCGCGCTCGTCCGCGCGCTCGCCGGTCTGGTCGGGCGCCATCCCGTACTGCGCAGTACGGTCCACCTGCCGCCGTCCGGGGGACCGGTGCACCTGGTGCATCCGGCCCCGACCACGGACCCCGCCGAGCCCGCCCTCGCCGGCCGGCCGCGGACGGGGACCGATGGCGGCGAGGTCGCCGAACTGCCGACCGGCCCGCTCGGCCTGCCCGCCGCTTCGCGCTGCACGGTGCGACGAACGTCCGGTGGCCGGGTGACGGTCTCCCTCCGGCTCGCCGGGCCACTGCTCGACAGGCGCAGCAGTGCGCTGCTCACCACCGCGCTGCTTCGCGGTTACGCGGCAGAACTCCGTGGCCGGCCGTCCGCGGATGCGCCACCGGTGACCGGGATGCGCGACATGGTCGCCGCGGAGTGGGGCGCCGTCACGCCCGAGGCGACCGGGTACTGGCGGCGAACGCTGGAACGGGTCGCGGACGGCCTGGCATGGCGATCACCCGACGCGGCGTCCGCGCGGGGCGCTCCCGCGGTGGCGGCGCTGCCCTCCGATCTGGCGACCCGGCTGGGGCGGACCGCCCAGCGGGCGGGGACCTCCCGGGACGCGGTGCTGCTGGCCGCCTACCTGCGTGTACTCGCCCTGATCGGCGGCACCGCCACGGCGGGGACGTGGCTGCTCGATGACGCGCGCGGGCCCGCGGGCGTCGACGGAGGGTCCCTGGGGGACTTCCGCTCCCTGCTGCCGGTCTCGATGTGCTGCGATGTCCCGACCTGGGCCTCGCTCGTGGAGCGGACGGACGCGGCACTGGCGGCCCACCGGCCGTACCGGTCCTTCCCGGTGGCCGAACTCGTCGAGACGGGCCTGGTCCCGGGTGCGCTGTTCGAGTACTGCGAGATGCCGGCCGCCGATCGACCGCCGGGCGGCGAACTGCTGGACGCGGTCGAGCACACCTACACCGAGTCTCCCGTCGCGCCGCTGACCCTCACCGTGGAGGACGCCGCCGAGACCGGCGGCATGACCCTCCGGCTCTTCCGGCACGGCGGCGACCCGGCCGAGATCCTCGGCTACTACCTGCGGGCGCTGACCGAGATCACCGCCGACGTCGAAGGCGATCCCCGCACCAGTGCTCCGCTGCTCGGTTCCGTGCCCCCCGGCCCGGCGTCCGTCCGGCCCGCCGAGTCGACGCCCTCCTCGTCCGCCGCCGCCGAAGACCCGGCCACACTCCACGGACTCATCGCACGGCAGGCGGCCCGTACCCCGGACGCGCCCGCGGTCATCGACGGGGACACTGTGGTCGGTTACAACGAGCTGTACGAACGGGTGACCGTACTGGCCGACCGGATCCGGACGGCCGGCGTGGCGCCGCAGGGCCTGGTCGGGGTGCACGTGCCCCCCGGGGCGGACCTGGTCGTCGCACTGGTCGCGGTGCTGGCCGCGGGCTGCGCGTTCCTCCCCCTGGACGTCCGGTATCCGCGGCGCCGCTGCGAGTTCGCGCTCGGCGACGCCGGCGCCGACCTTCTGCTGACCCGTTCGGACGTGGCGGACCGGCTCGACTTCACCGGGCCCACGATGATCCTCGACCGGCGGGGCGACGGCCCCGAGGAGCGGCGGCCCCCGCTGGACCGGTCGTCGCCGGAGTCCCCCGCCTACGTGCTCTACACCTCCGGCTCCACCGGTCGTCCCAAGGGCGTGGTGATGCCGCACAGCGCGGTGGTGGAGCAGGTGCGGTGGGCGGTGGAGGCCTTCGGGCTGCGGCCCGGCGACCGGGTGGCGCAGCGGACACCGGTCGCCTTCGACGCCGCGCTGTGGGAGTTCTTCGCCCCGCTGAGCTGCGGAGCGGCCGTCGTCACCGTCCCGGCCGGGGCGGACCGGGACATCGCCGCCCTGGAAACGGTCCTCACGGAGCGGGCCGTCACCGTTCTGCAGGTGGTGCCGAGCCTGCTCGCCGTGCTGGCCGAGAGCGCCACCTTCACCCGGTGCCCGGAACTGCGGCTGGTGTGCTGCGGCGGTGAGGCGCTGCCGCAGCGGCTGGCCGACGCGGTGATCGGCCACACCGAGGCCGCGCTGCTCAACCTCTACGGCCCGACCGAGGCATGCGTCGACGCCACCTGGTGGCGGGCGGAGGCCGGAGCCCGGGGGACGACCGTGCCGATCGGGCACCCGGTCACCGGTGTGCGGCTGTACCTGCTGGACGAGCTGGGCCAACCGGTCCCACCCGGAACCCCGGGCGAGCTGTTCATCGGCGGCGCCCAGCTGGCGTGGGGCTACCGGGGCCGCCCGGCCGAGACCGCCGAACGGTTCGTGCCGGATCACCTGTCCGGCCGGCCCGGAGATCGGCTCTACCGCACCGGGGACCGCGCCCGCCGACTGCCCGGCGCGGAGCTGGAGTTCCTCAACCGGACCGACGACCAGGTCAAGGTCCGTGGTGTGCGGACCGAGCCGGGCGAGGTGGAGGCGGCGCTGACCGACCATCCGCGAGTACGGCACGCCGCCGTCGTCCCCCAGCGGGAGGGGGCCGGGGAGGCTTCGGACGGCATGACTCTGACCGCGTTCGTCTCCTGGGTGGGCGACCCGCCCGGGCAGCACGAGGAAGCGGTCGCCGAACTGCGGGACCACCTGCGTGGACGGGTTCCCGAGGCGATGGTGCCGACCGCGTTCATCGCCCTGGCGGAACCGCCGCTGCTGCCCAACGGAAAACTCGACCGGCGGCGGCTCCGGAGCACCGACATCACCGGAGCCGGTGAAAGGTACCGGCCACCGGCCGACCCCGTCGAGGAACGGCTCGCGTCCGGCTTCGCCGGGTCGCTCGGCGTGGACGAGGTGGGAAGGACCGACGACCTCGTCTGGCTGGGGGCCCGCCCTCTGCACGCCCTGCGCCTCGCCGGGCGGGCCGACCCGGGGAACGGTGCACCGCTCTCGGCCGCCCGGGTCCTCGGCCGGCCGACGGTCGCCCAGCTGGCGGAGGCCGTCGCACCCGAGCCCCGCCGAGCCCCATCGTGA
- a CDS encoding TauD/TfdA family dioxygenase: MDGVADAASAQAWLADNRERVLTELRRHGSLMIRGLPLASPEHFAAARDVLLEDHLEVPREETTPRTGYGNGIFSATDLPPVQRIRLHCEDSYSVVFPGILLFCCLVPPERGGATTLGDTRRVLAALPADLVERFRRRGWMIVRNFQKHVGMPWQQAFGTADRAAVESYCDQNQLSYEWLPDDRLRTSGVRSATVRHPSTGEESWFNHVAVFNEWTHDPETREILVAACGPDGLPQNTYYGDGSPIDPADVAVINRAFDEVMVRESWRRGDLVLVDNLLCSHGREPFTGDRRVLVAMGEPRRMADCSPSGPIGPAAARGPGKEGWT, translated from the coding sequence GTGGACGGCGTCGCCGACGCGGCTTCCGCGCAGGCATGGCTGGCGGACAACCGGGAGAGGGTTCTGACCGAGTTGCGCCGCCATGGAAGCCTGATGATCCGTGGACTGCCGTTGGCGTCCCCTGAGCATTTCGCCGCCGCACGGGATGTGCTTCTCGAAGACCACCTGGAAGTTCCCAGGGAGGAGACGACCCCGCGAACCGGCTACGGGAACGGCATCTTCTCGGCGACCGATCTGCCGCCGGTGCAGCGCATCCGGTTGCACTGCGAGGACAGCTACAGCGTGGTGTTCCCGGGGATCCTGCTGTTCTGCTGCCTGGTTCCGCCCGAGCGGGGCGGTGCCACCACCCTGGGCGACACCCGCCGGGTACTGGCCGCATTGCCCGCCGATCTGGTCGAACGGTTCAGGCGCCGCGGCTGGATGATCGTCCGGAATTTCCAGAAGCATGTGGGAATGCCGTGGCAGCAGGCCTTCGGCACGGCGGACCGCGCGGCCGTCGAGTCGTACTGCGACCAGAACCAGCTGAGCTATGAGTGGCTGCCGGACGACCGGCTGCGCACCAGCGGAGTCCGCTCGGCCACGGTCCGGCATCCGTCGACGGGTGAAGAGAGCTGGTTCAACCACGTCGCGGTGTTCAACGAGTGGACTCACGATCCCGAGACCCGGGAGATCCTGGTGGCCGCATGCGGTCCGGACGGGTTACCGCAGAACACCTACTACGGCGACGGCTCGCCGATCGATCCCGCGGACGTGGCCGTCATCAACAGGGCCTTCGACGAGGTGATGGTCCGCGAGAGCTGGCGGCGGGGCGATCTGGTGCTGGTCGACAACCTCCTGTGCAGCCATGGGCGTGAGCCGTTCACCGGGGACCGCCGGGTGCTGGTCGCCATGGGAGAGCCGCGGCGGATGGCGGACTGCTCGCCGTCGGGGCCGATCGGTCCGGCGGCGGCGCGCGGACCGGGGAAGGAGGGATGGACGTGA